A single window of Desulfonatronovibrio hydrogenovorans DSM 9292 DNA harbors:
- a CDS encoding 4Fe-4S binding protein, with protein MNFVNDNSFPELPLIVHVHLDRCDGCGFCMDVCPTQALKIIQSRRRPGKTTAWVDPAKCHGCGVCQATCPKEAIMLPGLGPDDLKMYISQAING; from the coding sequence ATGAATTTTGTCAATGACAATAGTTTTCCTGAGCTTCCACTAATCGTTCACGTCCACCTGGACCGATGCGACGGTTGCGGATTCTGCATGGACGTCTGCCCTACCCAGGCTCTGAAAATAATCCAAAGCCGCCGGAGACCCGGCAAAACCACTGCCTGGGTTGATCCTGCCAAGTGTCACGGATGCGGAGTCTGCCAGGCCACCTGTCCCAAGGAAGCCATCATGCTTCCCGGACTTGGGCCCGATGACCTGAAGATGTATATCTCTCAAGCCATCAACGGATGA